The following proteins are encoded in a genomic region of Natrinema sp. DC36:
- the gyrA gene encoding DNA gyrase subunit A — protein MSSDVPDPTDVEARSVENVRIENEMEQSYIDYAMSVIAGRALPDVRDGLKPVHRRILYAMHEMGVSSGSSHRKSSSIVGETMGDYHPHGDSAIYDTLVRLAQDFSMRYPLVDGQGNFGSMDGDPAAAPRYTEARMAPLAEELLEDIDKDTVDFSSNYDDRLQEPDVLPAAFPNLLVNGSSGIAVGMSTNIPPHNLGEVIDATIELIDDPDATVDDLMEHVKGPDFPTGANIVGRDAIYSAYKTGRGRIRVRAEFEVEEWKSNRERIVITELPFQANKARLVERIAEDVNEGEIEGISDLRDESDRNGVRVVVELKRGANAEVVENKLLENHLERTFGVINLALVDGQPRVLSLKETLAEYISHRREVVRRRSEYDLQEAEDRAHILEGRMTAVENAEDVVELIRNSEDRSAAKAALREAYDFSEEQATHIVRMQLGSLTSMEAAEIEDEYEDVQVEIERLTAILESESELLSVIKDELREIKDEYADDRRTSIVEDQGTVTHEDLIPEEEVFVVMTEDDYVKRMPIDGFDPQGRGGKGIIGADVKADDRVTTVFRANTHDYLLCFTNQGEVYRLKTYEIPEMGRTARGKSAINILDLDPGEDITAIVDTDAFGDDEFVTMATRHGYVKRTAGEEFDNILSTGIIAADLEEGDELVDVDVTDGSQDLVIATEGGMTIRFDENEVRAMGRNARGVNGIKLQDGDAVAGLVATDEDDGQALLTVTENGYGKRTLLSEYRTQSRYGKGLIDIKTGERNGPVTAVKAVDTDDQLVMMSERGQIVRTRVDEISTVGRNTMGVIVMEVEDGDAVASVDVIPASAVADADDAVDDPN, from the coding sequence ATGAGTTCAGACGTACCCGATCCGACGGACGTAGAGGCACGGTCAGTCGAAAACGTCCGTATCGAAAACGAGATGGAGCAGAGTTACATCGACTACGCGATGAGCGTCATCGCCGGTCGCGCCCTCCCCGACGTCCGCGACGGGCTCAAGCCCGTCCACCGGCGCATCCTCTATGCGATGCACGAGATGGGCGTCTCCTCCGGGAGCAGCCACCGCAAGTCCTCCTCGATCGTCGGGGAGACGATGGGTGACTACCACCCCCACGGCGACAGCGCGATCTACGATACCCTGGTTCGGTTGGCCCAGGACTTCTCGATGCGCTATCCGCTGGTCGACGGCCAGGGGAACTTCGGCTCGATGGACGGCGACCCGGCCGCCGCGCCCCGATACACAGAGGCGCGGATGGCCCCGCTCGCCGAGGAACTGCTCGAGGACATCGACAAGGACACGGTCGACTTCTCGTCGAACTACGACGACCGCCTGCAGGAACCCGACGTGTTGCCGGCGGCGTTCCCGAACCTCCTCGTGAACGGCTCCTCCGGGATCGCGGTCGGGATGTCGACGAACATCCCGCCGCACAATCTGGGAGAGGTCATCGACGCGACGATCGAGTTGATCGACGACCCCGACGCGACCGTCGACGACCTGATGGAGCACGTCAAGGGGCCGGACTTCCCGACGGGCGCGAACATCGTCGGCCGGGACGCCATCTACTCCGCCTACAAGACCGGCCGCGGTCGAATTCGGGTCCGCGCCGAGTTCGAAGTCGAGGAGTGGAAGTCGAACCGCGAGCGCATCGTCATCACCGAACTCCCCTTCCAGGCCAACAAGGCCCGCCTCGTCGAGCGGATCGCCGAGGACGTCAACGAGGGCGAGATCGAGGGCATCTCCGACCTGCGCGACGAGTCCGACCGCAACGGCGTCCGCGTCGTCGTCGAACTCAAACGCGGCGCGAACGCGGAGGTCGTCGAGAACAAACTGCTCGAGAACCACCTCGAGCGGACCTTCGGCGTCATCAACCTCGCGCTGGTCGACGGCCAGCCCCGCGTGCTCTCGCTCAAGGAGACCTTAGCTGAGTACATCTCCCACCGACGCGAGGTCGTCCGGCGGCGCAGCGAGTACGACCTCCAGGAGGCGGAAGACCGAGCGCACATCCTCGAGGGCCGGATGACGGCCGTCGAGAACGCCGAAGATGTCGTCGAACTGATCCGGAACAGCGAGGACCGGTCGGCCGCGAAAGCGGCGCTGCGGGAGGCCTACGACTTCTCCGAGGAGCAGGCCACCCACATCGTCCGGATGCAACTCGGGAGCCTCACCTCGATGGAGGCCGCCGAGATCGAGGACGAGTACGAGGACGTGCAGGTCGAAATCGAGCGCCTGACCGCGATCCTCGAGAGCGAGTCCGAACTGCTCTCCGTCATCAAAGACGAACTCCGCGAGATCAAAGACGAGTACGCCGACGACCGCCGGACCTCGATCGTCGAGGATCAGGGGACGGTCACCCACGAGGACCTCATCCCGGAGGAGGAGGTCTTCGTCGTGATGACGGAGGACGACTACGTCAAGCGGATGCCGATCGACGGCTTCGACCCCCAGGGTCGCGGCGGGAAAGGGATCATCGGTGCCGACGTCAAAGCGGACGACAGGGTTACGACGGTCTTCCGGGCCAACACTCACGACTACCTGCTCTGCTTTACGAATCAGGGCGAAGTCTACCGACTCAAGACCTACGAGATTCCGGAGATGGGCCGGACAGCGCGCGGGAAATCGGCGATCAACATCCTCGATCTCGACCCCGGCGAGGACATCACGGCCATCGTCGACACCGACGCCTTCGGCGACGACGAGTTCGTGACGATGGCCACCCGACACGGCTACGTCAAGCGGACCGCCGGCGAGGAGTTCGATAACATCCTCTCGACGGGGATCATCGCGGCCGACCTCGAGGAGGGCGACGAACTGGTCGACGTCGACGTGACGGACGGCTCCCAGGACCTCGTTATCGCGACCGAGGGCGGCATGACGATCCGCTTCGACGAGAACGAGGTCCGCGCGATGGGACGGAACGCCCGCGGCGTCAACGGTATCAAACTCCAGGACGGCGACGCCGTGGCGGGACTGGTTGCGACGGACGAGGACGACGGACAGGCGTTGCTGACGGTCACGGAAAACGGCTACGGCAAACGAACGCTGCTCTCCGAGTACCGTACCCAGTCCCGGTACGGCAAGGGGCTAATCGACATCAAGACGGGCGAACGCAACGGGCCCGTGACGGCCGTCAAGGCGGTCGACACGGACGATCAGCTCGTAATGATGAGCGAGCGCGGCCAGATCGTCCGGACGCGAGTCGACGAAATCTCGACCGTCGGCAGGAACACGATGGGCGTGATCGTGATGGAAGTCGAGGACGGCGACGCGGTCGCGAGCGTCGACGTGATCCCGGCGTCGGCGGTCGCCGACGCGGACGACGCAGTCGACGACCCGAACTGA
- a CDS encoding Rrf2 family transcriptional regulator, which produces MSSIELTPSQKKILRALTNLHKETEDAIKGEDIAEQVDRNPGTIRNQMQSLKALQLVEGVPGPKGGYKPTAAAYEALEIQQMDEPAAVPMQHEGEPVDDTIIEEIDLSSVHHPELCRAEIHIQGTLSDIHENDSVTVGPTPLSKLVIEGTVDGKDDTNNILILRIDDMVAPAEEPAH; this is translated from the coding sequence ATGTCATCCATCGAACTCACCCCCAGCCAGAAGAAAATCCTCCGCGCGCTAACGAATCTCCACAAAGAGACCGAAGACGCCATCAAGGGGGAGGACATCGCCGAACAGGTCGACCGCAATCCGGGGACGATCCGCAACCAGATGCAGAGTCTCAAAGCCCTGCAACTGGTAGAGGGCGTACCGGGGCCAAAAGGCGGTTACAAACCGACGGCCGCCGCCTACGAGGCGCTCGAGATCCAGCAGATGGACGAGCCCGCAGCGGTCCCGATGCAACACGAGGGCGAACCCGTCGACGACACCATCATCGAGGAGATCGATCTCTCGAGCGTCCACCATCCGGAACTCTGCCGCGCGGAGATTCACATCCAGGGTACCCTCAGCGACATTCACGAGAACGACTCCGTCACCGTCGGCCCGACGCCGCTTTCGAAACTGGTCATCGAAGGCACGGTCGACGGGAAAGACGATACGAACAACATCCTCATCCTGCGCATCGACGACATGGTCGCGCCCGCCGAAGAACCGGCACACTGA
- a CDS encoding metal-dependent transcriptional regulator, with the protein MMLSDVMEDYLKAIYQLQRETDDRIKTSEIASELEVTSPTVTSMLDKLEARELVDREKYRGVTLTDEGETVALEVVRHHRLLEAYLTEHLDYDWSEVHAEADRLEHHISENFEARVADALGEPTVDPHGSPIPGADLEPPERPDGEAITEFEAGTVVTVAEVADQDPDVLSYLADNGVQPGVELEILEIAPFGMVTARSSEADEPVSLPESVAHHVRVATPTEPTPSS; encoded by the coding sequence ATGATGCTGAGCGACGTGATGGAAGACTACCTCAAAGCGATCTATCAGCTCCAGCGCGAGACCGACGATCGGATCAAGACCTCCGAGATCGCGTCCGAGCTAGAGGTCACGTCGCCGACGGTCACGAGCATGCTCGATAAACTCGAGGCGCGCGAACTCGTCGACCGCGAGAAGTACCGCGGGGTGACTCTGACCGACGAGGGCGAAACCGTCGCCCTCGAGGTCGTCCGCCACCACCGGCTGCTCGAGGCGTACCTCACGGAACACCTCGATTACGACTGGTCGGAAGTCCACGCGGAAGCCGACCGGCTCGAGCATCACATCAGCGAGAACTTCGAGGCCCGCGTCGCCGACGCCCTCGGCGAGCCGACGGTCGATCCCCACGGATCGCCGATCCCCGGCGCGGACCTCGAGCCGCCGGAACGGCCCGACGGAGAGGCCATCACCGAGTTCGAGGCGGGGACCGTCGTGACCGTCGCCGAAGTCGCCGACCAGGATCCCGACGTGCTGTCGTACCTCGCCGACAACGGCGTCCAACCCGGTGTCGAACTGGAGATTCTCGAGATCGCACCGTTCGGGATGGTAACGGCTCGCTCGAGCGAAGCCGACGAGCCGGTCTCGCTTCCCGAATCCGTCGCCCATCACGTCCGAGTTGCGACGCCTACGGAGCCCACACCGTCGTCATAG
- the rocF gene encoding arginase, with protein sequence MGRTVRIIGAPMDYGANRRGVDMGPSAIRYADLADGLERAGVEPIDDGDLSMPRAEERDPDADQPSRGNAKFLREVEDVCSRVGDRVAATLADGEFPLVLGGDHSVAIGSLDGSARAADLGVVWFDAHADLNTPETSPSGNVHGMPLAAALGRGAFGETEWAPAAGLRESSIAYVGLRSIDDRERELIRESEMTAFTMSDIDQRDISAVVEDALAVATDGTDGVHVSLDLDWLDPKAAPGVGTPVRGGVTYREAHAALEVISRRDEADGILRSMDVVEVNPILDEANETATLAAELTASTFGKRIL encoded by the coding sequence ATGGGACGAACCGTCAGAATCATCGGCGCACCGATGGACTACGGGGCGAACCGCCGCGGTGTCGATATGGGGCCCTCGGCGATTCGATACGCGGACCTGGCCGACGGCCTCGAGCGAGCGGGCGTCGAGCCGATCGACGACGGCGACCTCTCGATGCCGCGCGCCGAGGAGCGCGATCCGGACGCCGACCAGCCCAGTCGGGGAAACGCGAAATTCCTCCGGGAGGTCGAGGATGTCTGTTCGCGCGTGGGCGATCGAGTCGCGGCGACGCTCGCCGACGGCGAGTTCCCCCTCGTGCTGGGCGGTGACCACTCGGTCGCGATCGGGTCGCTCGACGGCTCGGCGCGAGCCGCAGATCTCGGCGTCGTCTGGTTCGACGCCCACGCGGACCTCAACACGCCCGAAACGTCACCCAGCGGGAACGTCCACGGGATGCCACTGGCCGCAGCACTCGGACGCGGCGCGTTCGGGGAGACCGAGTGGGCACCCGCGGCCGGACTCCGGGAGTCGTCGATCGCCTACGTCGGCCTCCGGAGCATCGACGACCGCGAGCGCGAACTGATTCGAGAGAGCGAGATGACGGCCTTCACCATGTCCGACATCGACCAGCGGGACATCTCCGCGGTCGTCGAAGACGCGCTCGCGGTCGCAACCGACGGGACCGACGGCGTCCACGTCAGCCTCGACCTCGACTGGCTCGACCCCAAGGCGGCCCCAGGTGTCGGCACCCCCGTCCGCGGCGGCGTCACTTACCGGGAAGCCCACGCCGCGCTCGAGGTAATTTCTCGACGCGACGAGGCCGACGGGATACTCAGATCGATGGACGTCGTCGAGGTTAATCCGATTTTGGACGAGGCGAACGAGACGGCGACACTCGCGGCCGAACTGACGGCGAGCACGTTCGGGAAACGCATTCTTTAA
- a CDS encoding NAD(P)/FAD-dependent oxidoreductase, translating into MTENVVVLGAGYAGTGAVNKLQSELEGNARLTWIADVDYHLVLHESHRVIRDPDVRSDITFPVNRIADPSTRFIQDEVTGLDVDEQTVELADGDDVDYDYVLVGLGSQTAYYGISGLEEHSLTLKSLDDALEINEAVTEASQEATRGDPAQVVIGGAGLSGIQTAGEIAEFRDNHRAPIEIHLVEALEEIFPGNDPEVQQALRDLLEEAGVQIHTDDPITEATADHIEFDEGEPLDHDVLVWTGGITGRDAMDDADLENEHNRVTTGANFQTSDERVFAIGDSAIIDQGDQPAPPTAQAAWQAADVAGENIARAIENRPLKTWEFEDKGTVISVGEKAVAHGVKPAFGISLPVDTFGGYPAKNLKKMIAARWIADITSWNVARRSWSSL; encoded by the coding sequence ATGACTGAGAACGTCGTCGTGCTCGGTGCTGGCTACGCCGGTACCGGTGCGGTCAACAAACTCCAATCGGAGCTCGAAGGCAACGCTCGGCTGACCTGGATCGCTGACGTCGACTATCACCTCGTTCTGCACGAATCCCACCGCGTGATCCGAGATCCGGACGTCCGCTCGGACATCACGTTCCCGGTCAACCGGATCGCGGACCCGTCGACCCGGTTCATTCAGGACGAAGTCACCGGTCTCGACGTCGACGAACAGACCGTCGAACTCGCCGACGGCGATGACGTCGACTACGACTACGTTCTCGTCGGTCTCGGCAGCCAGACCGCCTACTACGGCATCTCCGGCCTCGAGGAGCACTCCCTGACGCTGAAGAGCCTCGACGACGCCCTCGAGATCAACGAGGCCGTCACCGAAGCGAGCCAGGAGGCGACGCGCGGCGACCCCGCACAGGTCGTCATCGGCGGTGCGGGCCTCTCGGGCATCCAGACCGCCGGCGAGATCGCGGAGTTCCGCGACAATCACCGCGCGCCGATCGAGATCCACCTCGTCGAAGCGCTCGAGGAGATCTTCCCCGGCAACGATCCGGAAGTCCAGCAGGCGCTGCGCGACCTGCTCGAGGAGGCCGGCGTCCAGATCCACACGGACGACCCGATCACCGAGGCCACCGCGGACCACATCGAGTTCGACGAGGGCGAACCGCTCGATCACGACGTGCTCGTCTGGACCGGCGGCATCACGGGTCGCGACGCGATGGACGACGCCGACCTCGAGAACGAACACAACCGAGTGACCACCGGGGCGAACTTCCAGACCTCGGACGAGCGCGTGTTCGCCATCGGCGACTCGGCGATCATCGACCAGGGCGACCAGCCCGCACCGCCGACGGCACAGGCCGCCTGGCAGGCCGCGGACGTCGCCGGCGAGAACATCGCCCGCGCGATCGAGAACCGCCCCCTCAAAACCTGGGAGTTCGAGGACAAGGGGACCGTCATCTCCGTCGGCGAGAAGGCCGTCGCCCACGGCGTCAAGCCCGCCTTCGGAATCTCCCTCCCCGTCGACACCTTCGGCGGCTACCCGGCGAAGAACCTGAAAAAGATGATCGCCGCCCGCTGGATCGCGGACATCACATCCTGGAACGTCGCCCGCCGATCCTGGTCGTCTCTCTAA
- a CDS encoding acyltransferase has protein sequence MTTSDDTTRRHERVERHATPGPRNSLAHWTTARGPLRVAINYIVVWLVRISPSLRFKRWLLRRIGVTVGEGVSWGLEATPDVFWPELITVEADAIVGYDATILCHEFLQDEYRTGEVVVGERAMIGAGAIVLPGVEIGEEARIAANSLVTRDVPPGATVAGVPAETMGESTGETAAEDRD, from the coding sequence GTGACGACTTCCGACGACACGACGCGGCGACACGAGCGCGTCGAGCGCCACGCGACGCCCGGACCGCGCAACTCGCTGGCCCACTGGACCACCGCTCGCGGCCCCCTCCGGGTCGCGATCAACTACATCGTCGTCTGGCTCGTGCGAATCTCGCCCAGCCTCCGGTTCAAACGCTGGCTACTGCGGCGTATCGGCGTCACGGTCGGCGAGGGCGTCTCGTGGGGCCTCGAGGCCACGCCCGACGTCTTCTGGCCGGAGTTGATCACCGTCGAAGCGGACGCGATCGTCGGCTACGACGCGACGATCCTCTGTCACGAGTTCCTGCAGGACGAGTACCGGACCGGCGAGGTCGTCGTCGGTGAACGAGCGATGATCGGGGCCGGCGCGATCGTGTTGCCCGGCGTCGAGATCGGTGAGGAGGCCCGGATCGCGGCGAACTCGCTCGTGACCCGCGACGTCCCGCCCGGGGCGACGGTCGCCGGCGTTCCGGCGGAAACGATGGGTGAGTCGACTGGCGAGACGGCCGCCGAGGATCGGGACTGA